The following is a genomic window from Vicinamibacteria bacterium.
CGGCACCCTCGTCGATGGAGCCGTGCGGGATGTGGACGAGAGCCGCGAGCTGGGATACCCGGTGTTCGCACGAGCCGCCGTGCCGAAGACGGCGCGGGGACGTATCGTGGAGGACTCCTGGAACCTGACGGTCACGATTGGAGAGATCGAAGTCCATCCCGGCGACCTCGTGATTGCCGATTCGAGCGGTGTCGTCTTCGTGGGCGCGGCACGGGAGCGCGATGTCTTCGAAGCCGCGGAAGCGATTGCGCGGCGGGAGCACCGAATGGCTGAAGCGGTTCGGGCGGGAACGCCGGTTAGCCAAGTTTTGGGGGACGACTACGAATGGATGACGAGCTCGAAACCTTGAAAACGCTCTCGACGACGACGGTGAGCGACGCGCTCGACCG
Proteins encoded in this region:
- a CDS encoding RraA family protein, translated to MTPIERWLTLDTGAVSDALDKLGLAGVVSGIRPLTGPTKIAGRVVTVKLVEAIGPRAHRHLCTAAIEAAEPGDVIVVEHRTRDDCAGWGGLLSAAAKTRGLSGTLVDGAVRDVDESRELGYPVFARAAVPKTARGRIVEDSWNLTVTIGEIEVHPGDLVIADSSGVVFVGAARERDVFEAAEAIARREHRMAEAVRAGTPVSQVLGDDYEWMTSSKP